The following proteins are encoded in a genomic region of Arthrobacter jiangjiafuii:
- a CDS encoding DUF4397 domain-containing protein: MRKTVTALAAAAGLTAGVGFMTPATAADNAQLSVLHAVPDTTVDVYVNGALTLDDFTPGTLAGPLDLPQGSYELAITAPDAADASAPIIGPVTVQLASGGNYTAVANLDAAGTPTANFYTNDLSTVAPGKSHLTVRHTAAAPAVDVLANGAPVITGLENPGEETLAVDAGTISASVAAAGTTTPVIGPADLSLPEGTHTFVYAWGSLEDGNLALATQTIEGMESAPNAVPGALVAAEDNSAALAAGAGATVLLLIGAAAAVRRRTASAVRR, from the coding sequence ATGCGTAAGACCGTCACCGCCCTCGCAGCAGCCGCAGGCCTGACCGCAGGAGTGGGTTTCATGACCCCCGCCACCGCGGCAGACAATGCCCAGCTTTCCGTCCTGCACGCCGTTCCGGATACTACGGTGGACGTATACGTCAACGGGGCACTTACCCTCGACGATTTCACCCCCGGGACACTGGCAGGCCCGTTGGACCTGCCCCAAGGCAGTTACGAACTGGCGATCACCGCCCCTGATGCCGCCGACGCCTCGGCGCCCATCATCGGGCCGGTCACCGTCCAGCTCGCCTCCGGTGGAAACTACACCGCCGTCGCCAATTTGGACGCGGCAGGTACTCCGACGGCAAACTTCTACACCAATGATCTCTCCACCGTGGCCCCCGGCAAGTCACACCTGACGGTCCGCCACACCGCTGCCGCTCCGGCCGTCGACGTGCTGGCAAACGGAGCCCCCGTCATCACCGGGCTGGAAAACCCCGGCGAGGAGACCCTGGCGGTCGACGCCGGAACCATCTCTGCTTCCGTTGCAGCAGCAGGGACCACAACTCCGGTTATTGGTCCGGCGGACCTTTCACTGCCGGAAGGCACGCACACCTTCGTGTATGCCTGGGGCTCCCTGGAGGACGGGAACCTGGCCCTTGCCACACAGACGATCGAGGGAATGGAGTCAGCACCCAATGCCGTCCCCGGCGCGCTGGTTGCAGCCGAGGACAACAGTGCAGCTTTGGCCGCAGGAGCCGGCGCCACCGTGCTGCTGCTGATCGGCGCTGCCGCCGCGGTACGCCGCAGGACCGCATCAGCTGTCCGCCGGTAG